The Anaerobacillus alkaliphilus genome window below encodes:
- a CDS encoding ABC transporter ATP-binding protein, with protein MSFIQLEQVTKLFSGTQKPAVDAINLNIERGEIITLLGPSGCGKTTTLRMLAGFEQPSTGKITIGEQVVYDNSNAIPPEKRGIGMVFQDYALFPHLTIEKNVMFGLNKWKSKDRKARAREVLELVGLGDFAQRFPSEISGGQQQRVALARALAPRPHVVLMDEPFSNLDAGLREKMRYDVTNILRKANTTAIIVTHDQKDAFAVSDRVVVMKDGVIQQVASPREMYRCPKNCFVAQFVGKTNLLTGELDKDLKHVRTSIGKVCLPVALNEISDNIKVSIRPEGCQIVAAGAGNYSGHVERVTYSGEYQELYVNFQQNKTSEPMVIYAPIEENIEVGSVVSFNIKTDLVCVVE; from the coding sequence ATGAGTTTTATACAGTTAGAGCAAGTAACAAAGCTTTTTTCTGGTACGCAAAAACCTGCAGTTGACGCTATAAATTTAAACATAGAACGTGGAGAAATTATCACATTACTAGGCCCAAGTGGTTGTGGAAAAACAACAACATTACGAATGCTTGCTGGGTTTGAGCAACCATCAACAGGAAAAATAACCATTGGTGAACAAGTGGTTTATGACAATTCTAACGCAATTCCACCTGAGAAAAGGGGAATAGGCATGGTATTTCAGGATTATGCATTATTCCCACACTTAACAATTGAGAAAAATGTCATGTTTGGGTTAAATAAGTGGAAATCAAAAGATAGAAAAGCACGTGCGAGAGAAGTATTAGAACTTGTTGGTTTAGGCGACTTTGCCCAACGTTTTCCAAGTGAAATATCAGGCGGACAGCAACAACGAGTTGCCTTAGCAAGGGCCTTAGCGCCTCGACCACATGTTGTTTTAATGGATGAACCATTTAGTAATCTAGATGCTGGTCTCAGAGAAAAAATGCGTTATGATGTAACTAATATCCTAAGAAAAGCAAACACCACGGCAATTATCGTTACTCATGATCAAAAGGATGCTTTTGCTGTTTCTGATCGTGTAGTCGTCATGAAGGACGGTGTGATCCAACAGGTGGCATCACCTAGAGAAATGTACCGTTGTCCAAAAAACTGCTTTGTTGCTCAATTTGTTGGAAAGACAAACTTACTTACAGGTGAATTAGATAAAGATCTCAAACACGTTAGAACAAGTATAGGGAAAGTCTGTTTACCAGTGGCTTTAAATGAGATCTCTGATAATATTAAGGTTTCGATTCGCCCGGAAGGTTGTCAAATCGTTGCTGCTGGAGCTGGGAATTATTCAGGACATGTGGAAAGAGTTACATACAGTGGTGAATACCAAGAACTTTATGTAAACTTTCAACAGAATAAAACCTCAGAACCTATGGTAATCTATGCGCCAATTGAAGAAAATATTGAAGTAGGTTCAGTAGTGTCATTTAATATTAAAACAGATTTAGTTTGTGTAGTGGAATAA